A stretch of Apis cerana isolate GH-2021 linkage group LG1, AcerK_1.0, whole genome shotgun sequence DNA encodes these proteins:
- the LOC108002108 gene encoding patronin isoform X24 produces the protein MWSAISRLFVKGKTEESALSTENHTCDGVPDTVVHVFDAMDRNAGDDRRKGPAGEQHHGGAEFEHFSDAYDSRQAKQRASVKWLLSKAYNNRVPENLREPYYVDNENQEHLKPQIVHALSNAELYCLALANIYSDPNYHNQNHCGILQALARKGVYLAEPNNTQLTETILIQNSPLKMSAHMAVIEGLMVLYAKEVVTGDRVVSAIRRFDPQAEVEVPGDHEKGLLLWISHASHALIAKIQTEEGAGDKTRLPELPAAKDFQSLCDGVGLAAVVAFYCPGELNWMDIRVSKRPSVADALHNLSLVHAFCNRCLPYSIFHMQPEDVTYMRGSMKQNLVVFLADMYNVLEIHPAKCVRYPGEERAMQFLDACPRNSHGVAHKRSLPQSIAPIPDLRSNLSVSAPGFTVAKASSSSSVKKSQSLQQTAENYSHDDRRAGSEESFVVHRGKGIPTLSSVADEKSVTRADAAGRPSNWEEQRRSSYAGRRSRRNSVSDDSQLTIENFGGSQDNLHNFGRNPDKEVGAHIGKRSTTEPTLPARSSVQDVYGSGVQHILSDNGYDKEEPPRLRRQTSNSSLDNVALKQILHSSENVNSEGDTSKLASFANLSRQSSEKGINLTYTEQDRDDNKSTLSGKKFGQTNGNGNGEKKTTFATLPNTTTWQQQSNQQSQQVEQHSVDENGGNTIMASQLNNIRLKLEEKRRHIENEKRRMEVVMSKQRQKVGKAAFLQAVTKGKVKSPSSSTSGGDSPAEIGPPTSVTSGSSGETPTSVSETTPVTQQPSQEKPQRPFSLKEISEDVRDVEHKWLEHDGNAPFIETRRTPDIENMDIEQYHQSISQMNNSLSEIQADIQRLANQQNQIQQQHLMTQHQQQMQQQLQQLQSLSQQHMQNFGMAPINPLTSKLQDTQQSQFYLHDQPQLQRRMWGQPPPTQSLANEMAAVGYQQSIDPRYGTQPTAYQQDLRLYQDTRNWGTLPPQPKGFVLHDNQEPRYLNGGDHSLCNNQMSHSGSTYPSSASIFNQTPPSSASPQHRNAVHRISQLMSESPEPKRPTVHHIPIKCESPTEKRQITALHAPVPAPPVDDMKPQNISFIGNDDELTQGIRGLNITSGSRTYRIPSPTRPSISRNSFQPHPSLREATPSPSGTPEVTPLDPTDAGEKGFYICFDNDAPKKPKPTLRVKRTSPKKERSVSSYVENEDFTMRPDSPSAIAIDRQKQLEAQRDLDREKHQIDDRDFQRQEIRDKEIQREGEREKQRERHEITGESRQSGVGLIIGNQLANPDPNSLDEMERKKERIMLLSLQRRQQQEELKERKEAEAQARREQEKLKAEERARKKEEERQRRAAILEQHKVKKAIEEAEREGKVIDKELLNAIKPTKLRNKTATRPRPKTIHVDAGTELDSGALTPSRGKKGSSSNLSTVSSVDSPDDGRGSSPCRSMNQLGRRGSYKTSRDTDSGLGRATPPRRAPSPGMGSMRHLPSPSGPGSLPPGLMTKRRVFDDGSSDISSTPSSMMDYNGPRLYKQPTTKSNRGIMLNAVEYCVFPGTVNKEAKRRVLDEIAKSESKHFLILFRDAGCQFRALYSYCPDREEVSKLYGTGPKQVIDKMFDKFFKYNSGAKCFSQVHTKHLTVTIDAFTIHNSLWQGKKVNLPNKKDMPLVI, from the exons GCCAAACAACGTGCCTCCGTAAAATGGCTCTTGTCGAAGGCGTACAACAACCGAGTGCCAGAAAACCTTCGTGAGCCGTATTATGTCGATAATGAG AATCAAGAACACCTGAAGCCGCAGATCGTCCACGCACTTTCCAATGCAGAGTTGTACTGTTTGGCGCTGGCGAACATCTACTCGGATCCAAATTATCACAATCAGAATCATTGCGGCATCCTGCAGGCCCTCGCCAGAAAGGGTGTTTACCTTGCGGAGCCGAACAACACCCAACTCACCGAAACGATCCTCATTCAAAATTCGCCACTCAAGATG TCCGCTCATATGGCTGTGATAGAGGGCCTGATGGTCTTGTACGCGAAGGAAGTGGTGACCGGGGACCGAGTGGTCTCCGCGATCCGCCGTTTCGACCCCCAGGCGGAAGTGGAGGTTCCGGGGGACCACGAGAAGGGCCTCCTCCTCTGGATCAGTCACGCGTCGCACGCGCTCATCGCCAAGATCCAGACGGAGGAGGGTGCCGGTGATAAAACGCGACTGCCAGAGCTGCCGGCTGCCAAGGATTTCCAATCGTTGTGCGACGGGGTGGGCCTGGCCGCGGTCGTCGCCTTCTACTGCCCGGGCGAGCTCAACTGGATGGACATCCGGGTGTCGAAGAGACCCTCGGTCGCGGACGCGCTGCACAATTTGTCGCTGGTCCACGCCTTTTGTAACAGATGCTTACCCTATTCCATTTTTCACATGCAACCCGAGGACGTGACGTACATGAGGGG GTCTATGAAGCAAAATTTAGTCGTTTTCCTGGCGGATATGTACAACGTGTTGGAGATCCATCCTGCGAAGTGTGTACGTTATCCGGGCGAGGAGAGGGCGATGCAGTTCTTAGATG CCTGCCCGCGCAATAGTCATGGCGTAGCTCATAAAAGAAGTCTGCCACAGTCTATAGCTCCGATACCTGATCTGAGAAGCAACCTCTCCGTATCCGCGCCAGGCTTCACAG tTGCAAAAGCATCGTCATCTTCCTCCGTCAAGAAGTCTCAATCATTACAACAAACTGCCGAAAATTATTCTCACGACGACAG ACGAGCGGGGAGCGAAGAAAGTTTCGTAGTCCATCGCGGCAAAGGCATTCCTACGTTAAGCTCCGTGGCGGACGAGAAATCCGTAACTAGAGCGGACGCCGCTGGTCGGCCGAGCAACTGGGAAGAGCAGAGGAGGAGCTCGTACGCTGGCCGACGATCCAGGCGTAACAGCGTTTCGGACGACTCTCAGTTGACGATAGAGAACTTTGGCGGATCCCAG GATAATTTACACAACTTCGGTAGAAATCCAGACAAGGAGGTTGGGGCGCACATCGGTAAAAGGAGTACCACGGAACCGACATTACCGGCGAGATCGAGCGTTCAGGACGTGTACGGCAGCGGGGTGCAGCACATTTTGTCGGATAACGGATACGACAAGGAAGAGCCGCCGAGATTGAGAAGGCAAACGTCCAACTCCAGCTTGGACAACGTCGCGCTCAAGCAAATTTTACATTCCAGTGAGAACGTTAATTCGGAGGGTGACACGTCCAAATTGGCCAGCTTCGCGAATCTGAGCAGGCAAAGCTCGGAGAAAGGGATCAACTTGACGTACACGGAGCAGGATCGAGATGACAACAAATCGACTCTGTCCGGGAAGAAGTTTGGCCAGACGAACGGAAATGGGAACGGCGAGAAGAAGACTACGTTCGCCACTTTACCGAATACGACCACGTGGCAACAGCAGAGCAATCAGCAATCCCAACAGGTGGAACAACATTCTGTTG ATGAAAACGGTGGTAACACCATTATGGCCTCGCAACTGAATAACATTAGATTGAAGCTAGAGGAGAAACGTCGGCACATAGAGAACGAAAAGAGGAGGATGGAGGTTGTGATGTCGAAACAGCGTCAAAAAGTTGGCAAGGCTGCGTTCCTGCAAGCTGTCACGAAG GGTAAGGTTAAATCTCCCTCTTCATCAACGTCTGGGGGGGACAGTCCGGCTGAAATTGGTCCCCCCACTTCTGTAACCTCCGGATCTTCGGGGGAGACCCCGACAAGTGTTTCCGAGACGACCCCTGTAACCCAACAACCCTCTCAAGAAAAACCACAGAGACCCTTCTCGCTCAAG GAAATTAGTGAAGATGTTCGAGATGTTGAACATAAATGGTTGGAACATGACGGAAATGCGCCATTTATTGAAACAAGACGTACTCCAGATATTGAGAACATGGATATTGAACAGTATCATCAGTCCATATCACA aatGAATAACAGTCTTAGTGAAATTCAAGCTGACATACAACGTTTAGCAAATCAGCAAAATCAAATACAACAACAACATCTAATGACCCAACACCAGCAACAAATGCAACAACAACTTCAGCAATTGCAAAGTCTTAGTCAGCAACATATGCAA AATTTCGGAATGGCACCTATAAATCCATTAACATCGAAATTACAAGATACTCAACAATCCCAATTCTATTTACATGATCAACCTCAATTACAAAGACGAATGTGGGGTCAACCACCTCCAACACAAAGTTTAGCAAATGAAATGGCTGCTGTGGGTTATCAACAATCAATAGATCCTCGATATGGTACTCAACCAACAG cttaCCAACAAGATTTGCGTTTATATCAAGATACACGGAATTGGGGAACACTCCCACCTCAACCGAAAGGATTTGTTTTGCATGATAATCAAGAACCAAGGTATCTTAATGGTGGAGATCATAGTCTTTGTAATAATCAAATGAGCCATTCTGGTTCTACATATCCATCATCTGCATCTATCTTCAATCAAACACCACCATCTTCTGCTAGTCCACAACATCGTAATGCT gttCATCGAATAAGTCAGTTAATGAGTGAAAGTCCCGAACCAAAAAGGCCAACTGTACATCATATACCAATTAAATGTGAAAGCCCTACCGAAAAACGACAAATTACTGCGTTACATGCACCGGTACCAGCTCCGCCTGTAGATGACATGAAACCTcagaatatatcatttattg GAAATGATGATGAGCTTACACAAGGTATAAGAGGTTTAAACATCACGTCTGGCAGCCGTACATATAGAATTCCATCACCAACTAGACCTTCAATATCACGTAATTCATTTCAACCTCATCCATCATTAAGAGAAGCTACACCATCTCCATCAGGTACACCAGAAGTAACACCTCTAGATCCAACAGATGCTGGTGAGAAaggattttatatttgtttcgacAATGACGCACCGAAAAAACCAAAACCGACTCTCAGAGTGAAAAGAACATCTCCgaaaaag gaaagaAGTGTATCATCGTATGTTGAAAATGAAGATTTTACGATGCGTCCTGATTCGCCTTCTGCTATTGCTATTGATAGACAAAAGCAACTGGAAGCTCAACGAGATTTAGATCGAGAAAAACATCAGATAGATGACAGAGATTTCCAACGACAAGAAATTAGAGATAAAGAAATTCAgagggaaggagaaagagaaaaacaaagagAACGACATGAAATCACTGGAGAAAGTCGACAATCTGGAGTCGgtttaataattggaaatcaaTTAGCAAATCCTGATCCT AATTCTCTGGATGAAatggaacgaaaaaaagaacgtaTAATGCTATTGTCATTGCAAAGAAGACAGCAGCAagaagaattgaaagaaagaaaggaagcaGAAGCTCAAGCTCGACGAGaacaagagaaattaaaagcaGAAGAAAGAGCtcgtaaaaaagaagaagaaaggcaaCGAAGAGCAGCTATTTTAGAACAACATAAAGTAAAGAAAGCAATTGAAGAGGCAGAAAGAGAA GGTAAGGTTATCGATAAGGAGCTTCTCAATGCAATAAAACCAACAAAATTGCGTAATAAGACTGCGACTCGACCACGACCCAAAACAATTCACGTGGATGCTGGTACAGAATTGGATTCTGGGGCCCTTACGCCAAGTCGTGGAAAAAAGGGttcttcttctaatttaaGCACAg TATCTTCCGTAGATTCACCCGACGATGGTAGAGGTTCCTCGCCTTGTCGAAGTATGAATCAACTTGGCCGACGTGGTTCCTACAAAACATCTAGAG ATACGGACAGCGGACTAGGCAGAGCCACACCTCCAAGGAGAGCACCAAGTCCAGGAATGGGTAGCATGAGGCATCTTCCGTCGCCATCTGGCCCTGGTTCCTTACCTCCCGGTTTGATGACCAAGAGACGAGTATTCGATGATGGTAGCAGCGACATCAGTAGCACACCAAGTTCAATGATGGACTATAATg GTCCAAGATTGTATAAGCAACCGACGACTAAGTCAAACCGTGGTATTATGTTAAATGCTGTGGAGTATTGTGTGTTTCCGGGTACGGTGAATAAAGAAGCGAAAAGAAGAGTTCTGGATGAAATTGCAAAATCAGAAAGCaaacattttcttattttatttcgagatgCTGGTTGCCAATTCCGGGCTCTCTATTCATACTGCCCAGATAGAGAAGAAGTTTCGAAGTTGTATGGTACTGGACCTAAACAAGTCATTGATAAAatgttcgataaatttttcaa atACAATTCAGGAGCAAAATGTTTCTCGCAAGTACATACAAAGCATCTGACTGTGACCATAGATGCCTTTACGATACACAACAGCCTTTGGCAAGGTAAAAAGGTGAATTTACCGAACAAGAAAGACATGCCTCTCGTCATATAG
- the LOC108002108 gene encoding patronin isoform X6: MWSAISRLFVKGKTEESALSTENHTCDGVPDTVVHVFDAMDRNAGDDRRKGPAGEQHHGGAEFEHFSDAYDSRQAKQRASVKWLLSKAYNNRVPENLREPYYVDNENQEHLKPQIVHALSNAELYCLALANIYSDPNYHNQNHCGILQALARKGVYLAEPNNTQLTETILIQNSPLKMSAHMAVIEGLMVLYAKEVVTGDRVVSAIRRFDPQAEVEVPGDHEKGLLLWISHASHALIAKIQTEEGAGDKTRLPELPAAKDFQSLCDGVGLAAVVAFYCPGELNWMDIRVSKRPSVADALHNLSLVHAFCNRCLPYSIFHMQPEDVTYMRGSMKQNLVVFLADMYNVLEIHPAKCVRYPGEERAMQFLDACPRNSHGVAHKRSLPQSIAPIPDLRSNLSVSAPGFTVAKASSSSSVKKSQSLQQTAENYSHDDRRAGSEESFVVHRGKGIPTLSSVADEKSVTRADAAGRPSNWEEQRRSSYAGRRSRRNSVSDDSQLTIENFGGSQDNLHNFGRNPDKEVGAHIGKRSTTEPTLPARSSVQDVYGSGVQHILSDNGYDKEEPPRLRRQTSNSSLDNVALKQILHSSENVNSEGDTSKLASFANLSRQSSEKGINLTYTEQDRDDNKSTLSGKKFGQTNGNGNGEKKTTFATLPNTTTWQQQSNQQSQQVEQHSVDENGGNTIMASQLNNIRLKLEEKRRHIENEKRRMEVVMSKQRQKVGKAAFLQAVTKGKVKSPSSSTSGGDSPAEIGPPTSVTSGSSGETPTSVSETTPVTQQPSQEKPQRPFSLKEISEDVRDVEHKWLEHDGNAPFIETRRTPDIENMDIEQYHQSISQMNNSLSEIQADIQRLANQQNQIQQQHLMTQHQQQMQQQLQQLQSLSQQHMQNFGMAPINPLTSKLQDTQQSQFYLHDQPQLQRRMWGQPPPTQSLANEMAAVGYQQSIDPRYGTQPTAYQQDLRLYQDTRNWGTLPPQPKGFVLHDNQEPRYLNGGDHSLCNNQMSHSGSTYPSSASIFNQTPPSSASPQHRNAVHRISQLMSESPEPKRPTVHHIPIKCESPTEKRQITALHAPVPAPPVDDMKPQNISFIGNDDELTQGIRGLNITSGSRTYRIPSPTRPSISRNSFQPHPSLREATPSPSGTPEVTPLDPTDAGEKGFYICFDNDAPKKPKPTLRVKRTSPKKERSVSSYVENEDFTMRPDSPSAIAIDRQKQLEAQRDLDREKHQIDDRDFQRQEIRDKEIQREGEREKQRERHEITGESRQSGVGLIIGNQLANPDPNSLDEMERKKERIMLLSLQRRQQQEELKERKEAEAQARREQEKLKAEERARKKEEERQRRAAILEQHKVKKAIEEAEREGKVIDKELLNAIKPTKLRNKTATRPRPKTIHVDAGTELDSGALTPSRGKKGSSSNLSTASLTSPTMRRDYYRGSQDSLTAAHFDERRSGPLYRGGSLRVSSVDSPDDGRGSSPCRSMNQLGRRGSYKTSRGSSSDQDGMMCRYTDTDSGLGRATPPRRAPSPGMGSMRHLPSPSGPGSLPPGLMTKRRVFDDGSSDISSTPSSMMDYNGPRLYKQPTTKSNRGIMLNAVEYCVFPGTVNKEAKRRVLDEIAKSESKHFLILFRDAGCQFRALYSYCPDREEVSKLYGTGPKQVIDKMFDKFFKYNSGAKCFSQVHTKHLTVTIDAFTIHNSLWQGKKVNLPNKKDMPLVI; encoded by the exons GCCAAACAACGTGCCTCCGTAAAATGGCTCTTGTCGAAGGCGTACAACAACCGAGTGCCAGAAAACCTTCGTGAGCCGTATTATGTCGATAATGAG AATCAAGAACACCTGAAGCCGCAGATCGTCCACGCACTTTCCAATGCAGAGTTGTACTGTTTGGCGCTGGCGAACATCTACTCGGATCCAAATTATCACAATCAGAATCATTGCGGCATCCTGCAGGCCCTCGCCAGAAAGGGTGTTTACCTTGCGGAGCCGAACAACACCCAACTCACCGAAACGATCCTCATTCAAAATTCGCCACTCAAGATG TCCGCTCATATGGCTGTGATAGAGGGCCTGATGGTCTTGTACGCGAAGGAAGTGGTGACCGGGGACCGAGTGGTCTCCGCGATCCGCCGTTTCGACCCCCAGGCGGAAGTGGAGGTTCCGGGGGACCACGAGAAGGGCCTCCTCCTCTGGATCAGTCACGCGTCGCACGCGCTCATCGCCAAGATCCAGACGGAGGAGGGTGCCGGTGATAAAACGCGACTGCCAGAGCTGCCGGCTGCCAAGGATTTCCAATCGTTGTGCGACGGGGTGGGCCTGGCCGCGGTCGTCGCCTTCTACTGCCCGGGCGAGCTCAACTGGATGGACATCCGGGTGTCGAAGAGACCCTCGGTCGCGGACGCGCTGCACAATTTGTCGCTGGTCCACGCCTTTTGTAACAGATGCTTACCCTATTCCATTTTTCACATGCAACCCGAGGACGTGACGTACATGAGGGG GTCTATGAAGCAAAATTTAGTCGTTTTCCTGGCGGATATGTACAACGTGTTGGAGATCCATCCTGCGAAGTGTGTACGTTATCCGGGCGAGGAGAGGGCGATGCAGTTCTTAGATG CCTGCCCGCGCAATAGTCATGGCGTAGCTCATAAAAGAAGTCTGCCACAGTCTATAGCTCCGATACCTGATCTGAGAAGCAACCTCTCCGTATCCGCGCCAGGCTTCACAG tTGCAAAAGCATCGTCATCTTCCTCCGTCAAGAAGTCTCAATCATTACAACAAACTGCCGAAAATTATTCTCACGACGACAG ACGAGCGGGGAGCGAAGAAAGTTTCGTAGTCCATCGCGGCAAAGGCATTCCTACGTTAAGCTCCGTGGCGGACGAGAAATCCGTAACTAGAGCGGACGCCGCTGGTCGGCCGAGCAACTGGGAAGAGCAGAGGAGGAGCTCGTACGCTGGCCGACGATCCAGGCGTAACAGCGTTTCGGACGACTCTCAGTTGACGATAGAGAACTTTGGCGGATCCCAG GATAATTTACACAACTTCGGTAGAAATCCAGACAAGGAGGTTGGGGCGCACATCGGTAAAAGGAGTACCACGGAACCGACATTACCGGCGAGATCGAGCGTTCAGGACGTGTACGGCAGCGGGGTGCAGCACATTTTGTCGGATAACGGATACGACAAGGAAGAGCCGCCGAGATTGAGAAGGCAAACGTCCAACTCCAGCTTGGACAACGTCGCGCTCAAGCAAATTTTACATTCCAGTGAGAACGTTAATTCGGAGGGTGACACGTCCAAATTGGCCAGCTTCGCGAATCTGAGCAGGCAAAGCTCGGAGAAAGGGATCAACTTGACGTACACGGAGCAGGATCGAGATGACAACAAATCGACTCTGTCCGGGAAGAAGTTTGGCCAGACGAACGGAAATGGGAACGGCGAGAAGAAGACTACGTTCGCCACTTTACCGAATACGACCACGTGGCAACAGCAGAGCAATCAGCAATCCCAACAGGTGGAACAACATTCTGTTG ATGAAAACGGTGGTAACACCATTATGGCCTCGCAACTGAATAACATTAGATTGAAGCTAGAGGAGAAACGTCGGCACATAGAGAACGAAAAGAGGAGGATGGAGGTTGTGATGTCGAAACAGCGTCAAAAAGTTGGCAAGGCTGCGTTCCTGCAAGCTGTCACGAAG GGTAAGGTTAAATCTCCCTCTTCATCAACGTCTGGGGGGGACAGTCCGGCTGAAATTGGTCCCCCCACTTCTGTAACCTCCGGATCTTCGGGGGAGACCCCGACAAGTGTTTCCGAGACGACCCCTGTAACCCAACAACCCTCTCAAGAAAAACCACAGAGACCCTTCTCGCTCAAG GAAATTAGTGAAGATGTTCGAGATGTTGAACATAAATGGTTGGAACATGACGGAAATGCGCCATTTATTGAAACAAGACGTACTCCAGATATTGAGAACATGGATATTGAACAGTATCATCAGTCCATATCACA aatGAATAACAGTCTTAGTGAAATTCAAGCTGACATACAACGTTTAGCAAATCAGCAAAATCAAATACAACAACAACATCTAATGACCCAACACCAGCAACAAATGCAACAACAACTTCAGCAATTGCAAAGTCTTAGTCAGCAACATATGCAA AATTTCGGAATGGCACCTATAAATCCATTAACATCGAAATTACAAGATACTCAACAATCCCAATTCTATTTACATGATCAACCTCAATTACAAAGACGAATGTGGGGTCAACCACCTCCAACACAAAGTTTAGCAAATGAAATGGCTGCTGTGGGTTATCAACAATCAATAGATCCTCGATATGGTACTCAACCAACAG cttaCCAACAAGATTTGCGTTTATATCAAGATACACGGAATTGGGGAACACTCCCACCTCAACCGAAAGGATTTGTTTTGCATGATAATCAAGAACCAAGGTATCTTAATGGTGGAGATCATAGTCTTTGTAATAATCAAATGAGCCATTCTGGTTCTACATATCCATCATCTGCATCTATCTTCAATCAAACACCACCATCTTCTGCTAGTCCACAACATCGTAATGCT gttCATCGAATAAGTCAGTTAATGAGTGAAAGTCCCGAACCAAAAAGGCCAACTGTACATCATATACCAATTAAATGTGAAAGCCCTACCGAAAAACGACAAATTACTGCGTTACATGCACCGGTACCAGCTCCGCCTGTAGATGACATGAAACCTcagaatatatcatttattg GAAATGATGATGAGCTTACACAAGGTATAAGAGGTTTAAACATCACGTCTGGCAGCCGTACATATAGAATTCCATCACCAACTAGACCTTCAATATCACGTAATTCATTTCAACCTCATCCATCATTAAGAGAAGCTACACCATCTCCATCAGGTACACCAGAAGTAACACCTCTAGATCCAACAGATGCTGGTGAGAAaggattttatatttgtttcgacAATGACGCACCGAAAAAACCAAAACCGACTCTCAGAGTGAAAAGAACATCTCCgaaaaag gaaagaAGTGTATCATCGTATGTTGAAAATGAAGATTTTACGATGCGTCCTGATTCGCCTTCTGCTATTGCTATTGATAGACAAAAGCAACTGGAAGCTCAACGAGATTTAGATCGAGAAAAACATCAGATAGATGACAGAGATTTCCAACGACAAGAAATTAGAGATAAAGAAATTCAgagggaaggagaaagagaaaaacaaagagAACGACATGAAATCACTGGAGAAAGTCGACAATCTGGAGTCGgtttaataattggaaatcaaTTAGCAAATCCTGATCCT AATTCTCTGGATGAAatggaacgaaaaaaagaacgtaTAATGCTATTGTCATTGCAAAGAAGACAGCAGCAagaagaattgaaagaaagaaaggaagcaGAAGCTCAAGCTCGACGAGaacaagagaaattaaaagcaGAAGAAAGAGCtcgtaaaaaagaagaagaaaggcaaCGAAGAGCAGCTATTTTAGAACAACATAAAGTAAAGAAAGCAATTGAAGAGGCAGAAAGAGAA GGTAAGGTTATCGATAAGGAGCTTCTCAATGCAATAAAACCAACAAAATTGCGTAATAAGACTGCGACTCGACCACGACCCAAAACAATTCACGTGGATGCTGGTACAGAATTGGATTCTGGGGCCCTTACGCCAAGTCGTGGAAAAAAGGGttcttcttctaatttaaGCACAg CGTCGCTGACTTCCCCGACGATGAGGCGAGACTACTACCGAGGCTCGCAGGACAGTCTCACTGCTGCCCATTTCGATGAACGACGTTCCGGCCCTCTTTATCGGGGCGGCAGTCTCAGGG TATCTTCCGTAGATTCACCCGACGATGGTAGAGGTTCCTCGCCTTGTCGAAGTATGAATCAACTTGGCCGACGTGGTTCCTACAAAACATCTAGAG GTTCGAGTAGTGATCAAGACGGTATGATGTGTCGATACACAGATACGGACAGCGGACTAGGCAGAGCCACACCTCCAAGGAGAGCACCAAGTCCAGGAATGGGTAGCATGAGGCATCTTCCGTCGCCATCTGGCCCTGGTTCCTTACCTCCCGGTTTGATGACCAAGAGACGAGTATTCGATGATGGTAGCAGCGACATCAGTAGCACACCAAGTTCAATGATGGACTATAATg GTCCAAGATTGTATAAGCAACCGACGACTAAGTCAAACCGTGGTATTATGTTAAATGCTGTGGAGTATTGTGTGTTTCCGGGTACGGTGAATAAAGAAGCGAAAAGAAGAGTTCTGGATGAAATTGCAAAATCAGAAAGCaaacattttcttattttatttcgagatgCTGGTTGCCAATTCCGGGCTCTCTATTCATACTGCCCAGATAGAGAAGAAGTTTCGAAGTTGTATGGTACTGGACCTAAACAAGTCATTGATAAAatgttcgataaatttttcaa atACAATTCAGGAGCAAAATGTTTCTCGCAAGTACATACAAAGCATCTGACTGTGACCATAGATGCCTTTACGATACACAACAGCCTTTGGCAAGGTAAAAAGGTGAATTTACCGAACAAGAAAGACATGCCTCTCGTCATATAG